In one Sporomusa sphaeroides DSM 2875 genomic region, the following are encoded:
- a CDS encoding AMP-binding protein: protein MSFETLAQLLTYRALHDSERIFISVPEQGKDLTYGAFYLAAQKLAQQLTRQGLQKGGRAALILENGANWVIAFWGVLLAGGVVVPLNPRFTPAEISGLLDQAKTQLIIANHEGANALPPDLLPGSNSWQQTSIDGNEEIYITVLEQPRRAVVHESQPSSADEALLLFTSGSTGVPKGVVLSHGNLLAEAGYIGQGHQLTAADIVLCILPFFHINGLVITMITPVFTGGRAVIPHKFSAGRFWELVNQYQVTWFSAVPTILSILLSKAETITARTTSLRFARSASSSLPVAILQEFEKRYGVPVIEAYGLSEAGSQVATNPLPPGVRKAGSVGLPVGNKIQVVDELGNPVAAGRAGEVILQGANVTKGYLDNLQASRESFQNGWFYTGDLGYFDEEGYLFLTGRKKELINRAGEKISPREVDEILYQLAEIELAAAVGVPDDLFGEEIVAFVQLRPGFQLNAERVLKHCKAYLADFKIPKQILFIEDFPKGANGKIQRRRLAGLYSRLTAASAAEAGNEDAAVSQYRQKPSRKELSAIMDCQQQQIKKYKVEVDGQGCKDCGYCIEVCPCGVFTQADYFNDKGYRPVLAKASAACIGCRRCFFACPDFSISIDEQPAKEDYSEKSI from the coding sequence ATGAGTTTTGAAACCTTGGCTCAACTGCTTACGTATCGCGCTTTACATGACAGCGAGCGCATTTTTATATCTGTGCCTGAGCAAGGGAAGGACTTAACTTATGGAGCATTTTATCTGGCAGCGCAAAAATTGGCACAACAGTTAACCCGGCAAGGTTTGCAAAAGGGTGGGCGGGCAGCGCTGATCTTAGAAAATGGAGCAAACTGGGTCATAGCATTCTGGGGTGTTCTTTTGGCCGGAGGGGTTGTCGTCCCGCTGAATCCCCGGTTTACACCAGCGGAAATTTCAGGCTTGCTGGATCAGGCAAAAACCCAATTAATTATTGCAAACCATGAGGGGGCAAACGCATTGCCCCCCGACTTATTACCGGGAAGCAATAGCTGGCAGCAAACGAGTATTGATGGAAACGAAGAAATTTATATTACTGTTTTGGAACAGCCCCGCAGAGCTGTAGTACACGAAAGTCAGCCAAGCTCTGCTGATGAGGCTCTGCTGCTTTTTACATCCGGCTCCACCGGAGTGCCCAAAGGTGTTGTCTTGAGCCATGGCAACTTGCTGGCTGAAGCCGGTTATATCGGGCAGGGGCACCAATTGACAGCAGCGGACATTGTATTGTGCATTTTGCCTTTTTTTCATATCAATGGATTGGTTATTACCATGATTACCCCGGTTTTTACCGGTGGGAGAGCTGTCATACCGCACAAATTCAGCGCCGGCAGGTTTTGGGAGTTGGTGAATCAGTATCAGGTGACCTGGTTTAGTGCTGTTCCTACCATTTTGTCGATATTGCTTTCTAAGGCTGAAACTATAACTGCCCGGACAACGAGCCTGCGGTTCGCACGTTCGGCCTCCTCGTCACTGCCGGTGGCAATTTTGCAGGAATTTGAAAAGCGGTATGGTGTGCCGGTGATTGAAGCCTATGGATTATCGGAGGCAGGCAGTCAGGTGGCCACTAATCCGCTGCCGCCCGGAGTCAGGAAAGCCGGTTCAGTCGGATTGCCTGTGGGAAACAAAATTCAAGTGGTTGATGAGCTGGGCAATCCGGTTGCTGCCGGCAGAGCGGGAGAAGTCATTCTCCAGGGGGCCAATGTTACAAAAGGATATCTCGACAATCTGCAGGCCAGCCGGGAAAGTTTTCAAAACGGCTGGTTTTATACCGGGGATTTAGGTTATTTTGATGAAGAAGGCTATCTCTTTTTGACAGGCAGAAAAAAAGAATTGATCAACCGGGCCGGAGAAAAGATTTCACCGCGGGAAGTGGATGAAATCCTATACCAACTGGCGGAGATTGAGCTAGCCGCTGCCGTGGGTGTGCCTGACGATTTATTTGGTGAGGAAATCGTAGCTTTTGTACAGTTAAGGCCAGGATTTCAATTAAATGCAGAAAGAGTTCTGAAACATTGCAAAGCATATTTGGCTGATTTCAAAATACCGAAGCAGATTCTATTTATTGAGGATTTCCCCAAAGGAGCAAATGGGAAAATTCAGCGGCGCAGACTCGCCGGGCTTTATAGCCGGCTTACGGCAGCTTCTGCCGCAGAGGCAGGGAATGAGGACGCCGCTGTGTCTCAGTACCGGCAGAAACCGTCGAGAAAGGAGCTATCAGCTATTATGGACTGCCAACAGCAACAAATCAAAAAATATAAGGTAGAGGTCGATGGACAAGGTTGCAAAGATTGTGGCTATTGCATCGAAGTGTGCCCCTGCGGAGTTTTTACCCAAGCCGATTATTTCAATGATAAGGGATATCGGCCGGTATTGGCTAAAGCTTCCGCTGCATGTATCGGTTGCCGGCGCTGTTTCTTTGCGTGCCCGGATTTTTCCATCAGTATAGATGAACAACCGGCAAAGGAGGATTATAGTGAAAAGAGTATTTGA
- a CDS encoding carcinine hydrolase/isopenicillin-N N-acyltransferase family protein, which produces MCTLGAIYGKFLFKNRDMEPGAGITEDLLHGHGRYRYIGVAGHASPLERGLNSGINEAGVAVAMTFADYMPLPEALKRKTPRGVLVENILQNAGHLEAALQIAGNFLINTPLVGGNLVIMTPDGGAVIEQLYPKYAVERIIQNITVRTNHFLNLKTDEKLAVNKANSQTRFARFTRLSVSPDLREPSSEEFSVERIKAILADHEEPHPICRHGGDAQTVSAAIYDIDKRTIHYAYGNPCRQTFTQYTV; this is translated from the coding sequence GTGTGCACGTTAGGAGCCATATACGGAAAGTTTTTGTTTAAGAACCGGGACATGGAACCAGGTGCAGGCATTACCGAAGATTTGCTTCATGGTCATGGCCGCTACCGCTATATTGGGGTGGCTGGCCATGCCAGTCCGTTAGAACGCGGATTGAATAGCGGCATTAATGAGGCCGGTGTAGCTGTTGCTATGACTTTCGCAGATTATATGCCGCTGCCTGAAGCACTTAAACGCAAGACTCCACGGGGAGTACTTGTTGAAAACATCTTGCAAAATGCCGGTCATTTAGAGGCTGCTTTGCAGATTGCCGGAAACTTCTTGATAAATACCCCCTTAGTAGGCGGCAATTTGGTAATAATGACTCCTGACGGCGGAGCTGTCATTGAACAGCTATATCCTAAATATGCTGTTGAACGCATAATACAGAATATTACTGTGAGAACCAATCATTTTTTAAATCTAAAGACCGATGAAAAACTCGCGGTAAACAAAGCAAATTCCCAAACGCGTTTTGCCCGGTTTACCCGGCTGTCAGTTTCACCAGATTTACGGGAACCAAGTTCGGAAGAGTTTTCGGTAGAAAGAATCAAAGCGATACTGGCTGATCATGAGGAACCACATCCTATCTGCCGGCATGGCGGGGATGCGCAAACAGTATCTGCCGCAATTTATGACATTGATAAACGGACAATCCATTATGCTTACGGTAATCCCTGCAGGCAGACTTTTACGCAGTATACCGTATAG
- a CDS encoding ABC transporter substrate-binding protein: MQKKKLTLLILVLFVIGVLAAGCGGNDTKTAAGTDKKAEKPQEIHVAYQNSSIIILLAKAKGLYDEEFAKDGIAVKYDMYLSGPPMIEAFAGGRADFAHTGDMPPVSAKSAGVDIKVISRAGYTPGGNALLIRPDSPYKSVNDLKGKKIAVQVGSSAHHFLILLLKKNGLNINDVNIVNLPASDHQAALETKNVDAVATWEPWNSVLENANAGKILEDSSSGVKRYIGVFLARNEFAQKYPDITERVLKVNEKAAAFIKSNPDEALELISKESKLPVSAISRIVKSSDWDSKIVQEDIDALQQVKDFLKETKVLKKDYDIKELFDDRYYKKIRQ; the protein is encoded by the coding sequence ATGCAAAAGAAAAAGCTGACTTTGTTAATCCTGGTCTTATTTGTAATTGGGGTTTTGGCGGCAGGCTGCGGCGGAAATGATACGAAGACGGCGGCGGGAACTGATAAAAAGGCGGAGAAACCGCAAGAAATTCATGTTGCCTACCAGAATTCAAGCATAATCATTTTATTGGCTAAAGCCAAAGGCCTGTACGACGAAGAATTTGCCAAAGACGGAATAGCTGTAAAATATGATATGTATCTGTCCGGACCACCGATGATAGAAGCCTTTGCCGGCGGTCGTGCCGATTTTGCCCACACCGGTGATATGCCGCCTGTATCGGCAAAGTCGGCTGGTGTGGATATCAAAGTAATTAGCCGTGCCGGTTATACTCCCGGGGGTAATGCGTTATTAATTCGTCCTGATTCGCCGTATAAGTCGGTTAACGACCTGAAGGGGAAAAAGATAGCCGTGCAGGTTGGCTCAAGCGCCCATCATTTCTTAATTCTTCTGCTGAAGAAAAATGGCTTGAACATTAATGATGTTAATATTGTTAATCTGCCGGCAAGTGATCATCAGGCAGCATTGGAAACTAAAAACGTGGATGCAGTGGCAACCTGGGAACCGTGGAATTCTGTGTTAGAGAATGCCAACGCCGGGAAAATCCTGGAAGATTCTTCAAGTGGGGTTAAACGTTATATCGGTGTATTCCTGGCGCGGAATGAGTTTGCGCAAAAATATCCGGACATTACAGAACGTGTTCTCAAAGTGAACGAGAAGGCTGCTGCCTTCATCAAAAGTAATCCGGATGAAGCCTTGGAGTTAATTTCGAAAGAAAGCAAGCTTCCTGTATCAGCTATTTCACGAATTGTAAAAAGCTCTGATTGGGATTCCAAAATAGTTCAAGAGGATATTGATGCCCTTCAACAGGTAAAAGACTTCCTCAAAGAAACCAAAGTACTCAAGAAGGATTACGACATTAAGGAATTGTTTGACGATCGTTACTATAAAAAGATTAGACAGTAA